A window of the Candidatus Margulisiibacteriota bacterium genome harbors these coding sequences:
- a CDS encoding STAS domain-containing protein, protein MVLDLNVSMREKNNIPIIDLEGEIDVYTYPKLSDALKIIFEKYPSTKDLIINLGNVRYIDSTGLGVIANGASQISKISNGYVTIINATPQIRKIFDVSGLISTNFNLYDNEDTALNQINSKNS, encoded by the coding sequence ATGGTTCTTGATTTAAATGTGTCCATGAGAGAGAAAAACAATATACCGATTATAGACCTGGAGGGTGAGATTGACGTTTATACCTATCCAAAGTTAAGTGATGCCTTGAAAATAATTTTTGAGAAATATCCAAGCACTAAAGATTTGATAATTAACCTGGGGAATGTTCGTTATATAGACAGTACCGGGTTGGGCGTAATTGCCAATGGGGCCAGTCAAATCTCAAAAATATCCAACGGTTATGTTACTATCATCAATGCAACCCCGCAAATACGAAAAATATTTGATGTGTCAGGTCTGATATCGACGAACTTTAATCTTTATGACAATGAAGATACAGCTCTAAATCAAATCAACAGCAAGAACAGTTAA
- a CDS encoding ATP-binding protein, which yields MVEPIKIELSIPSLSDYVGVARLAASGIANRMKFTHEDIEDIKIAVSEACTNAVQYAYGDKIGEIKIIFLIHDDFLEIKVVDHGRGFEVNEQSENNLSDPDKIGLGLGIVFMRSLMDKVTHTSTPDKGTEVIMIKKLPVKND from the coding sequence ATGGTTGAACCGATAAAAATTGAGTTATCTATCCCCAGTTTATCTGATTACGTAGGAGTAGCTCGTTTGGCTGCCTCCGGTATTGCAAATCGTATGAAGTTTACTCATGAGGATATTGAAGATATAAAGATCGCTGTTTCTGAAGCTTGCACCAATGCCGTGCAATATGCCTACGGAGACAAAATTGGGGAAATTAAAATTATTTTCCTCATCCACGATGACTTTCTGGAGATAAAGGTTGTCGATCACGGAAGAGGATTTGAGGTAAATGAACAGTCTGAAAATAATTTATCTGACCCCGATAAAATCGGACTGGGACTGGGAATTGTATTCATGCGCAGTTTAATGGACAAAGTCACCCATACCTCTACGCCGGACAAGGGAACTGAAGTCATTATGATCAAAAAACTCCCTGTCAAAAATGACTGA
- the rpsB gene encoding 30S ribosomal protein S2, which yields MTEKNVTEEIKENEKEQEKVAKKEAVPSIAPKKIIPEKVVSMRQLLETGVHFGHQTRRWNPKMKPYIYTSRNDIHVIDLQKTLVYINKAYDFIKEKVSKGATILFIGTKKQAQSAIEEEAKRCGMPYVSNRWLGGMLTNFETIKKSVNRMKEIETWKENGLFDSLAIKEQSVLSKKCSKIQFHLNGMREMVKLPDIVFIVDTKKEEIAVHEANVLKIPIVGIVDTNCDPDLINHPIPANDDAIRTIKLLASIIANAVLEGKKLLPVTGDEAITKELENVLVSAAPEASVPAETAAAPLAEEVPMDQDDFEKSLELQEMYEDMNVVED from the coding sequence ATGACAGAGAAAAATGTAACGGAAGAAATTAAGGAAAACGAAAAGGAACAGGAAAAGGTTGCAAAAAAAGAAGCAGTACCCAGTATAGCTCCCAAAAAAATCATCCCGGAAAAAGTCGTTTCCATGAGGCAACTCCTGGAAACCGGAGTTCATTTCGGGCATCAGACCAGACGCTGGAACCCAAAAATGAAACCTTATATTTATACTTCACGTAATGATATACATGTTATAGATTTACAAAAAACATTGGTTTATATTAATAAAGCTTATGATTTTATCAAGGAAAAAGTTTCCAAAGGCGCTACAATTTTATTTATCGGCACCAAAAAACAGGCACAATCCGCAATAGAAGAAGAAGCAAAGCGTTGTGGTATGCCCTATGTCAGCAACCGCTGGCTGGGTGGAATGCTTACGAATTTCGAAACAATAAAAAAATCAGTAAATAGAATGAAAGAAATAGAAACCTGGAAAGAAAACGGCTTGTTTGATTCATTGGCTATTAAAGAACAGTCTGTATTATCAAAAAAATGCAGTAAAATTCAGTTCCATCTTAATGGCATGAGAGAAATGGTCAAATTGCCGGACATAGTCTTTATCGTAGATACAAAAAAAGAAGAAATTGCCGTTCATGAAGCTAATGTTTTAAAAATTCCTATTGTCGGCATTGTAGATACTAACTGTGATCCGGATTTAATAAACCATCCTATCCCAGCTAATGATGATGCAATTAGAACAATTAAGCTTCTGGCCAGTATAATTGCCAATGCTGTGCTGGAAGGAAAGAAGCTTCTGCCTGTGACCGGCGACGAAGCAATAACCAAAGAACTGGAAAATGTTTTAGTTTCTGCTGCGCCTGAGGCATCTGTGCCAGCCGAAACTGCTGCAGCACCTTTGGCTGAGGAAGTGCCTATGGACCAGGATGACTTTGAAAAAAGTCTTGAATTACAGGAAATGTATGAAGACATGAATGTAGTGGAGGATTAA